One bacterium genomic region harbors:
- a CDS encoding PEGA domain-containing protein, with amino-acid sequence MPFRRQILILALLLFLNRNLEAKTVAILEFEDLSSPLNLAGQQISYDLIAYSLAKEFNIIDQRVVKKVFDLAAFKKMGVITKDRAYSLGKLLDADVLVIGNYQVLERDSLLINTAFINTHYEEIPDLDKQILNCFERVFSLEGRIKEIDKKGIFIDMGEDAGLKLGDNFAVIQNNVSTGNVKIVKVDKESSEIVQTTDIKLSVGDKVRRYPLEWTPKTARHLIVSPTPAAQQVEIDEKSIGVSPLIIKNIQNKEITLKITKARYKPTLARINFYDYSLLNLSFALPKSVEQEIIPKVEGSVLITSSPSSAYVYMGKTLKGMTPLLISNLPAGVYRINIGKPGYENVENRVIIDGPGQKKVDVKLKSILPSLPPKEAPPELLTVQTPNILKEGEIDIGLKYPEGFILRAASPIENLELRIQGLGIGAKQTLLKNLALDFYYQTYDMREHQKEKSCGISTLLSAPIKLPFGHSEYYLGAGLLRKNAHSQLRYSGGLMSQLTRDLFLLLEYDKIEGYGVGLRFPLAHQFEVLIGLGKENGDFRYDAGIFFRGSVK; translated from the coding sequence ATGCCTTTCAGAAGACAAATTCTTATTTTAGCCTTATTATTGTTTTTGAACAGAAATTTAGAGGCAAAAACAGTGGCTATCTTAGAATTTGAGGATTTAAGTAGCCCACTTAATCTTGCTGGTCAACAAATTTCTTATGATTTAATTGCATATTCTCTTGCAAAAGAGTTTAATATAATTGACCAGAGGGTAGTAAAAAAGGTATTTGATTTAGCCGCATTTAAAAAAATGGGTGTAATTACCAAAGATAGGGCGTATTCCTTAGGAAAATTATTAGATGCAGATGTATTGGTTATCGGTAATTACCAGGTTTTAGAAAGGGATTCATTATTAATAAATACCGCTTTTATTAATACCCATTATGAGGAAATCCCGGATTTAGATAAACAGATTCTCAATTGTTTTGAGCGAGTTTTTAGTTTAGAAGGTCGGATAAAAGAAATTGATAAAAAAGGTATTTTTATTGATATGGGAGAAGATGCGGGCTTAAAATTAGGGGATAATTTTGCAGTTATTCAGAATAATGTCTCAACAGGAAATGTAAAAATAGTCAAAGTAGATAAAGAATCTTCAGAAATAGTCCAAACCACAGATATAAAACTAAGTGTCGGTGATAAAGTCAGAAGATATCCACTGGAATGGACACCTAAGACCGCAAGACATTTAATTGTCAGCCCAACACCAGCCGCTCAACAAGTAGAAATTGATGAAAAATCGATTGGAGTCAGTCCACTTATCATCAAAAATATCCAGAACAAGGAAATTACATTAAAGATAACTAAAGCCAGGTATAAACCTACATTAGCCAGGATAAATTTCTATGATTATTCGCTGTTAAACCTTTCTTTTGCATTGCCTAAATCAGTTGAACAAGAGATAATTCCTAAGGTAGAAGGCTCGGTGCTTATTACCTCTTCACCATCATCAGCGTATGTCTATATGGGTAAAACCCTTAAAGGGATGACGCCTTTACTTATCTCTAATTTACCTGCGGGTGTGTATCGAATAAATATTGGAAAACCAGGATATGAGAATGTGGAAAACAGAGTGATAATAGATGGACCTGGTCAGAAAAAGGTAGATGTAAAACTAAAATCTATTCTCCCATCATTACCACCTAAAGAGGCACCACCAGAATTATTGACAGTTCAAACGCCAAATATTCTAAAAGAAGGTGAAATAGACATTGGGTTAAAGTATCCAGAAGGATTTATTCTGAGAGCCGCTTCACCAATAGAGAATTTAGAACTCCGTATCCAGGGATTAGGGATTGGAGCAAAGCAGACACTTTTAAAAAACCTCGCCTTAGATTTTTATTATCAGACTTATGATATGCGGGAACATCAGAAGGAAAAATCCTGCGGTATTTCCACACTTCTATCTGCACCAATTAAATTGCCATTCGGACATTCTGAATATTACTTAGGGGCAGGATTGTTAAGAAAAAATGCCCATAGTCAATTGCGATATAGTGGTGGTTTAATGAGCCAATTGACACGGGATTTGTTTTTATTACTTGAATATGATAAAATTGAGGGCTATGGTGTAGGTTTGAGATTCCCTCTTGCTCATCAATTTGAGGTTTTAATTGGTCTGGGTAAAGAAAATGGTGATTTTCGATACGATGCCGGGATATTTTTTAGGGGAAGTGTTAAATAA